The following coding sequences are from one Oncorhynchus nerka isolate Pitt River linkage group LG6, Oner_Uvic_2.0, whole genome shotgun sequence window:
- the LOC115131097 gene encoding LOW QUALITY PROTEIN: patched domain-containing protein 3-like (The sequence of the model RefSeq protein was modified relative to this genomic sequence to represent the inferred CDS: inserted 1 base in 1 codon) produces the protein MPVFNMAGCRTDCVEKPFSIGFQKFGRFVGRHPWWFFICPLVISTALGTGFYFLEDMEANNIEDQFTPVNGPAKLERKFVEENFPLNNSVYSNQRLYTMGEFASFIAVSRDPNIFTDGAIKEILSLDKKVREIKLSRGHEQLTYEGLCARKSNKCIPNKILDIMNHYGSNIDQTELTFPFFRFGFTTIFLGYSVGGVNVNSTVIKSAKAIRLFYCLKEGNRSTTDLWLNEFLKVFPSNQSLNFITVTHSTSLSRQVEFEANTRDVIPLFSITYVIAIVFSIVSCLRFDCVRNKVWVATFGVLSAGLAVLSAFGMMLHIGVPFVMTVANSPFLILGIGVDDMFILISCWQQTNVHARVEDRLADTYKEAAISITITTLTDVLAFYIGLMTPFRSVQSFCLYTSTAILFCFLYSITFFGAFLVLNGRRENSNKHWLTCKEVPEDCPVGRSKWYDLCCVGGAYDRHTGAEEVQPMNHFFKKHYGPFLVKPWTKVCVILLYSVYLSISIYGCFQIQEGIDLRNLAADDSYVNRYYDDEKAYFYEYGPNIMVIIRGEFAYWEEKNMLDLESCVEDFKNLSFIEKDIFTSWLKSYKYYGYHTNLNLSVENVFKTNLSSFLRSYSDFKQDVNFTNNSIRASRFFIQTVNITTAIDEMNMLNNLRDTARRCSVPLLVYHPVFIYHDQYAVIVSNTVQNISVTTAVMLLISLLLIPNPLCCLWVTFSIASVIVGVTGFMALWDVNLDTISMIILVVCIGFSVDFSAHISYAFVSNKKPTANEKAVEALFHLGYPILQGALSTILGVIVLSASKNYIFRTFFKIMFLVIFXGLFHGITFIPVFLTFFDFFSNNSGNVSPQEKRALENEAMTNCQLKNIQEKAIDHDKQIYDNHTFLPDNQQLFPTQACPSVWTLTVNTHPTQSGQMCMASTVPMFRVDSQTYEVQMYTASNDAVTVNCNQNLGAGEHHCVIGNNQPPVSQECNAPFINCSDSADPVP, from the exons ATGCCGGTATTTAATATGGCTGGGTGTCGGACAGACTGCGTTGAGAAGCCATTCTCCATTGGATTTCAGAAATTCGGCCGTTTCGTGGGAAGGCATCCTTGGTGGTTCTTTATCTGccccctggtcatctctacagcGCTCGGGACTGGGTTTTATTTTCTTGAGGACATGGAGGCCAACAACATCGAGGACCAATTTACACCAGTAAACGGACCGGCAAAACTTGAGAGGAAATTTGTAGAAGAGAACTTTCCGCTGAATAACTCGGTGTATTCAAACCAGAGACTGTACACCATGGGGGAATTTGCATCCTTCATAGCGGTCTCAAGAGATCCCAACATCTTCACCGATGGAGCCATCAAAGAAATATTAAGTTTAGACAAGAAGGTCCGGGAAATAAAACTTTCGAGAGGTCATGAACAGCTTACATATGAAGGACTTTGCGCCAGAAAATCCAATAAATGTATTCCCAATAAAATATTAGATATCATGAATCATTATGGTAGCAACATTGACCAGACTGAACTCACCTTTCCATTTTTCCGTTTTGGATTCACAACAATATTTCTCGGATATTCAGTCGGTGGAGTTAATGTAAACTCAACAGTCATAAAGAGTGCTAAAGCAATACGACTTTTTTATTGTCTGAAAGAAGGTAACCGCTCTACAACAGATCTGTGGCTAAACGAATTCCTCAAGGTTTTCCCCTCCAACCAGTCACTGAATTTCATCACG GTTACACATTCTACATCCCTGTCTAGGCAGGTGGAATTCGAGGCCAACACCAGGGACGTTATCCCCTTGTTTTCCATCACATATGTTATCGCCATAGTCTTTTCCATTGTGTCTTGCTTAAG GTTTGATTGTGTGAGGAACAAGGTATGGGTGGCCACCTTTGGAGTATTATCTGCAGGGCTTGCGGTGCTGTCTGCCTTCGGGATGATGCTGCATATTGGAGTGCCTTTTGTAATGACTGTGGCTAACTCCCCCTTCTTGATATTGG GTATTGGTGTTGATGACATGTTCATCCTCATATCCTGCTGGCAGCAGACCAACGTTCACGCCCGGGTGGAAGACCGCTTAGCAGACACATACAAGGAGGCGGCCATTTCCattaccatcaccaccctgacggATGTGTTAGCGTTCTACATCGGGCTCATGACTCCATTCCGCTCTGTGCAATCCTTCTGCCTGTACACCAGCACGGCCATCTTGTTTTGCTTTCTTTACAGCATCACCTTCTTTGGGGCGTTCCTCGTACTGAATGGGAGGCGTGAGAACAGCAACAAGCACTGGCTGACGTGCAAGGAGGTCCCAGAGGATTGCCCCGTGGGTCGCTCAAAATGGTACGACCTGTGCTGTGTGGGAGGAGCTTATGACCGCCATACTGGAGCAGAGGAAGTACAGCCCATGAATCACTTTTTTAAGAAGCACTACGGCCCTTTTCTGGTAAAGCCCTGGACCAAGGTGTGTGTGATCCTGCTCTATTCAGTTTATTTGTCCATCAGCATTTATGGATGCTTCCAGATACAGGAGGGTATTGACCTTCGCAATTTAGCTGCTGATGATTCATATGTGAATAGGTATTATGATGATGAAAAAGCCTACTTTTATGAGTATGGGCCAAATATCATGGTAATCATAAGGGGTGAATTTGCATACTGGGAGGAAAAGAATATGTTGGATCTTGAATCTTGTGTAGAGGACTTCAAAAACCTGTCCTTTATTGAGAAAGATATCTTTACATCCTGGCTGAAATCGTATAAATATTATGGGTACCATACAAATCTGAATTTGAGTGTTGAAAATGTTTTCAAGACAAACCTAAGTTCGTTTCTGAGATCCTACTCTGACTTCAAGCAAGATGTAAATTTCACAAATAATTCCATCCGTGCCTCACGCTTCTTCATCCAGACTGTCAATATCACTACTGCCATTGATGAAATGAACATGTTAAACAATCTGCGAGATACTGCTAGGAGATGCTCTGTCCCTCTACTGGTATACCACCCTGTCTTTATATACCATGATCAGTACGCTGTCATAGTGAGTAACACCGTTCAGAATATCTCCGTCACCACAGCAGTCATGTTATTGATCTCCCTCCTACTGATTCCAAACCCTCTCTGTTGTCTGTGGGTGACGTTCTCCATCGCTTCTGTCATTGTGGGCGTCACTGGTTTCATGGCATTGTGGGATGTTAATTTAGACACCATATCCATGATCATTCTTGTTGTCTGCATTGGATTCTCCGTGGACTTCTCCGCACACATTTCCTATGCCTTTGTTTCCAATAAGAAGCCAACTGCAAACGAGAAAGCCGTGGAAGCGCTGTTCCATTTGGGCTATCCCATACTTCAGGGTGCTTTGTCAACCATACTGGGCGTGATAGTGCTGTCTGCTTCCAAGAACTACATCTTCAGAACCTTCTTCAAGATCATGTTCCTTGTCATCT TTGGACTGTTCCATGGCATAACTTTTATCCCTGTCTTTTTGACATTCTTTGACTTTTTCAGCAACAACTCAGGCAATGTCAGCCCCCAGGAGAAAAGGGCGCTGGAAAACGAAGCCATGACCAACTGCCAGCTCAAAAACATCCAAGAGAAAGCCATTGATCACGACAAGCAAATCTATGACAATCACACCTTCCTGCCAGACAATCAACAATTATTCCCAACACAGGCCTGTCCCTcagtctggacactgactgtcaACACCCATCCCACCCAAAGTGGTCAGATGTGCATGGCAAGCACAGTTCCCATGTTCAGAGTTGATAGTCAAACATATGAAGTTCAGATGTACACAGCTAGTAATGACGCTGTCACGGTCAATTGCAACCAAAATCTGGGGGCTGGTGAACATCATTGTGTGATTGGAAATAACCAACCACCAGTTTCGCAGGAGTGTAATGCCCCGTTTATCAATTGCTCTGATTCTGCAGATCCTGTTCCTTGA